A window of Candidatus Rokuibacteriota bacterium genomic DNA:
GATCTCGCGGTTGGCGCGGTCGTTCAACATCTCGCGGTGGAAGGGACTCGCGACGAGCCCGATGGTCAGCACGGGGCCCTCGAGCCTCAGCGGCACGCCGTGCTGGACGACCGAGCCCAGGAGCGCCTTCTTCTTCAGAATTTCTTCCACCGCGCGGGCCCATCCCTCTCCGAGATCCGCCGCGGGCTCCGCCGGCGCTTCCTTCGGTGGCGCGGGCGCGAGGGCGGGGGATGTGGGGGCGCTCGCTCCGGAGACCGGCGGGGGTACGGCGACGCGCTTTGCTGACGCATCGAGCAGGCTCGGCTGGGCTGCCACGGGCCGCGCGGCGGGTGCGCCCCGTAGCCGGCTCACCGCCTCGTCCACTTTCGCGATCAGCGCCTCGATGGCCTGGGGCTGGGGCCGGCGCGCCGCGCGCACGGCTGCGATCTCGAGCTCGACCCGCGGGTGCGGCGAGCGGCGCATCTCGGTGTCGGCCTCCATGAAGGCGCGCAGGAGATAGATCAGCTCGTCGGCGCTGACCGGCTCGGCGGTGGCCGCGAGCGCGTCGCGCTCGGCTGCCGTGAGATCGGCGAACGGCGCGTCGGGGGAGACCTTGATGACGAGGGTCCGGCGCGCCGCTTCCACGACCTCGCGGCAGAGCCAGGCAAGGTCTTCTCCGTCGCGCGCGGCGCGGTCGATAGCCTCGAGCGCGCGGGCACCGTCGCGCGCCAGGAGCGCCGCGAGGAAACCGCGCACGTGGACCGGCGCGGAGGAGCCGAGGAGGCGTGCCACGCTCGACTCGTCGAGCGCGCCGCCGCCGTAGGCGATGGCCGTGTCGACGAGCGACAGCGCGTCCCGCAGGCTGCCCTCGGCCGCGCGTACGAGAAGCGGCAGCGCGCCGGGCTCGAATCGGACGCCTTCCTTCGTCAGGATCTCCGTCAGCGTCGTTGTCAGCAGCTCAGGGGGGATGGGCCGGAAGTCGAAGCGCTGGCAGCGCGAGAGCACGGTCGCCGGGATCTTGCGCGGATCCGTGGTGGCAAGCACGAAGACCACGTGGGCCGGCGGCTCCTCCAGCGTCTTGAGGAAGGCGTTGAACGCCGGGCCGGAGAGCATGTGGACTTCGTCCACGATGTAGATCTTGAAGCGCCCGCGGGCCGGCGCGTACTTGACGTTCTCTCGGAGCGTGCGGATGTCGTCGACGCCCGTGTTCGACGCGGCGTCGATCTCCATCACGTCCATCGGGGCGCCCGAGACGAAGTCCAGGCAGGAGGGGCAGGCGCCGCAGGCCTCGGGCCCGGTGCGATTCGTGCACGACAGCGCCTTGGCCAGGAGACGCGCCGTCGTGGTCTTGCCGACGCCCCGAGGGCCCGTGAAGAGGTACGCATGCGCCACGCGGCCCGACGCCAGCGCGTTCTGCAGCGTGCGCGTGACTGGATCCTGCCCCACGACGGCCGCGAACACCTGCGGCCGCCACTTCCGCGCCAGCACCTGATAGCTCATTGGGCGCAGAGTTGCCGCGTTGACGGCTCGAATCCACTGCGGAGCAACGAGAGTGCAAGATCCCCTGGTGGGGGGGAATACGGGAGAGGAGCGGCAGGATGCGCTCCCCCCCGTTGCTCAATAAGAGCGGTGGGGGGGGCCGGGGGAGGAGCGGCGCTCGCTCCCCCCCGGAACCAATTGATCAAGAGCGGTGGGGGGGGCCGGGGGAGGAGCGTTGCTCGCTCCCCCCCGGAGCCAATCAAGACCGTGCACCCGCCATCGAACC
This region includes:
- the dnaX gene encoding DNA polymerase III subunit gamma/tau, which translates into the protein MSYQVLARKWRPQVFAAVVGQDPVTRTLQNALASGRVAHAYLFTGPRGVGKTTTARLLAKALSCTNRTGPEACGACPSCLDFVSGAPMDVMEIDAASNTGVDDIRTLRENVKYAPARGRFKIYIVDEVHMLSGPAFNAFLKTLEEPPAHVVFVLATTDPRKIPATVLSRCQRFDFRPIPPELLTTTLTEILTKEGVRFEPGALPLLVRAAEGSLRDALSLVDTAIAYGGGALDESSVARLLGSSAPVHVRGFLAALLARDGARALEAIDRAARDGEDLAWLCREVVEAARRTLVIKVSPDAPFADLTAAERDALAATAEPVSADELIYLLRAFMEADTEMRRSPHPRVELEIAAVRAARRPQPQAIEALIAKVDEAVSRLRGAPAARPVAAQPSLLDASAKRVAVPPPVSGASAPTSPALAPAPPKEAPAEPAADLGEGWARAVEEILKKKALLGSVVQHGVPLRLEGPVLTIGLVASPFHREMLNDRANREI